From Microbacterium croceum, a single genomic window includes:
- a CDS encoding glycosyl hydrolase family 28-related protein, with translation MVEFDRRAFMIGAAGVLAGVAAGVAVPSLASAGVPPASGTHHIFAVDDYGASPGGSADSAPAIRAAIAAAASWTGGGASRTASVVFSSGVYRIDRASTASWYALEVDGVARVALYGSSTTLLVTNPYAGALSIARSTSMRVEGLTIDYATVPFTQGTITAIDTVAGTVDLQLLSGYPTLADAALFPTSNYGTLRNATTGLMKRGPQITFSYTHTGTVLPSGRWRLTIAPDHRPQMGAMALGDGFVTGFRGNWHGIAIYRCTDVTVAAVTMYASPGAAFIPSDSDGTVIRDCIVTRKPGSNRWISANADGVHNHGGRVGPRIFGNTFESLHDDGLNIYSTSRAATSVSGATVVLGGGAMQLAPGDAVQIVNTATGTVRGETTVVTVTGDSLAGGPVSASLAAMPSGTAPGDQMFNRSFSAPGADVQYNVFRELRGLGVRLRTSGAYVHANEMFDLAYWGIWVANDPQYNEGPVGSVDSVIERNSIVRPCIDRSVLGWPSAAAGIMVENLRDDYEGGASKAHHGHIVKDNYIEDPPRFGIFVGGAESITVSGNTIASTAGNPRTGAPTAMFGTRNSHAVALSALTVHEYAASPRPIVWTGTGVTGFTHT, from the coding sequence ATGGTCGAGTTCGATCGTCGTGCATTCATGATCGGCGCTGCCGGAGTTCTGGCCGGGGTGGCCGCCGGCGTCGCGGTGCCATCGCTGGCGTCAGCGGGAGTCCCACCCGCATCCGGCACGCATCACATCTTCGCCGTGGACGACTACGGCGCATCGCCCGGCGGGTCGGCCGACAGCGCTCCCGCGATCCGGGCGGCCATCGCCGCCGCGGCCTCGTGGACGGGCGGCGGCGCGAGCCGGACGGCATCCGTCGTGTTCTCCTCCGGGGTGTACCGGATCGACCGGGCGTCCACGGCCTCGTGGTACGCGCTCGAGGTCGACGGCGTCGCCCGCGTCGCGCTCTACGGATCCTCGACGACCCTCCTCGTGACCAATCCGTACGCCGGCGCGCTCAGTATCGCCCGCTCCACGAGCATGCGCGTGGAGGGGCTCACGATCGACTACGCGACCGTGCCGTTCACGCAGGGCACGATCACCGCGATCGACACCGTGGCCGGCACTGTCGATCTGCAGCTGTTGAGCGGATACCCGACCCTCGCCGACGCGGCGCTGTTCCCAACGTCGAACTACGGCACACTGCGCAATGCGACGACGGGGCTGATGAAGCGCGGACCGCAGATCACGTTCTCGTACACGCATACCGGTACTGTCCTCCCCTCGGGGCGCTGGCGGCTCACGATCGCCCCGGACCATCGCCCGCAGATGGGGGCGATGGCTCTCGGCGACGGCTTCGTCACCGGCTTCCGCGGCAACTGGCACGGCATCGCGATCTATCGCTGCACCGACGTCACTGTCGCGGCGGTCACGATGTACGCCTCGCCCGGGGCCGCCTTCATCCCGAGCGACTCCGACGGCACCGTCATCCGCGACTGCATCGTGACGCGCAAGCCCGGGTCGAACCGATGGATCAGCGCGAACGCCGACGGGGTGCACAATCACGGCGGGAGGGTCGGTCCGCGTATCTTCGGCAACACCTTCGAGTCGCTGCACGACGACGGTCTCAATATCTACAGCACCTCGCGCGCGGCGACCTCGGTGTCGGGGGCGACGGTCGTGCTCGGAGGCGGTGCCATGCAGCTCGCTCCGGGCGACGCGGTGCAGATCGTCAACACGGCCACGGGCACCGTGCGCGGTGAGACGACCGTCGTCACCGTGACGGGTGACAGCCTGGCCGGCGGGCCGGTGAGCGCGTCCCTGGCCGCAATGCCGTCGGGTACGGCCCCGGGTGATCAGATGTTCAACCGGTCGTTCAGCGCACCGGGAGCCGACGTGCAGTACAACGTCTTCCGCGAATTGCGGGGTCTCGGTGTGCGACTGCGCACGAGCGGTGCCTACGTGCATGCGAACGAGATGTTCGATCTCGCCTACTGGGGCATATGGGTGGCCAACGATCCCCAGTACAACGAGGGACCCGTCGGCAGTGTGGATTCTGTCATCGAGCGCAACTCGATCGTCCGCCCGTGCATCGACCGCAGTGTGCTGGGCTGGCCTTCGGCCGCGGCCGGGATCATGGTCGAGAACCTCCGCGACGACTACGAGGGGGGCGCGAGCAAGGCCCACCACGGTCACATCGTGAAGGACAATTACATCGAGGATCCACCTCGGTTCGGCATTTTCGTCGGGGGCGCCGAGAGCATCACCGTATCCGGCAACACCATCGCCTCGACGGCGGGGAATCCCCGCACGGGTGCGCCGACCGCCATGTTCGGCACCCGCAACTCGCACGCGGTCGCTCTGAGCGCGCTGACCGTGCACGAGTACGCCGCAAGTCCTCGACCCATCGTCTGGACGGGAACGGGGGTGACCGGCTTCACGCACACGTGA
- a CDS encoding fumarylacetoacetate hydrolase family protein, protein MRFIRVGDPGLERPGVEVGEGRFVDISDVVDDIDGAFLASDRIDEVRTLVAERVGTGAVLPLEGLRLGAPFARPHQILCIGLNYRDHAEETGQPVPDEPILFTKAPNTLIGPNDDVQIPRTSTKTDWEVELGVVIGRQASYLESEEEAEACIAGYVTVNDVSERAFQIERGGQWSKGKSCPTFNPAGPYLVTPDEVGDVLDLGLWLDVDGERKQNSSTAQMIFSPAFIVKYLSQFLTLEPGDLINTGTPPGVGMGFTPAQFLRGGEEIRLGISGLGEQRQRVLA, encoded by the coding sequence ATGCGATTCATCAGAGTGGGAGACCCGGGACTCGAGCGACCCGGCGTCGAGGTCGGCGAGGGACGATTCGTGGACATCTCGGATGTCGTGGATGACATCGACGGCGCGTTTCTCGCCTCCGATCGGATCGACGAGGTGCGCACGCTCGTCGCCGAGCGCGTCGGAACCGGCGCCGTACTGCCCCTCGAAGGGCTCCGCCTGGGTGCGCCGTTCGCCCGCCCGCACCAGATCCTGTGCATCGGGCTCAACTACCGCGACCACGCGGAAGAAACGGGCCAGCCGGTGCCCGATGAGCCGATCCTGTTCACCAAGGCCCCGAACACGCTGATCGGTCCCAACGACGACGTGCAGATCCCCCGCACCTCCACCAAGACCGACTGGGAGGTCGAGCTGGGCGTCGTGATCGGCCGCCAAGCCAGCTACCTCGAGAGCGAGGAAGAGGCCGAGGCGTGCATCGCGGGCTACGTCACCGTGAACGACGTGAGCGAGCGCGCCTTCCAGATCGAACGAGGCGGCCAGTGGTCGAAGGGCAAGTCCTGCCCGACCTTCAACCCTGCTGGCCCCTACCTGGTGACGCCTGACGAGGTCGGCGACGTGCTCGATCTCGGACTCTGGCTGGACGTCGACGGCGAGCGCAAGCAGAACAGCTCGACGGCCCAGATGATCTTCAGCCCCGCCTTCATCGTGAAGTACCTCAGCCAGTTCCTGACCCTGGAGCCCGGCGACCTGATCAACACCGGCACGCCGCCGGGAGTGGGCATGGGCTTCACCCCCGCCCAGTTCCTGCGCGGGGGTGAGGAGATCCGTCTGGGCATCTCCGGTCTCGGCGAGCAGCGGCAGCGCGTGCTCGCCTGA
- a CDS encoding IclR family transcriptional regulator: MSETDQGPVGAERVLTVLMELAKVPEGLSLDELTKRVEAAKPTVHRALASLTRVGLANRLERGRYVLGDEFLRLAFLHQDRRLDSARMEPLLDALTAEFGETTHYAVLDKDEVVYRAKRDPTEGAVRLTSTVGGRNPAYRTGVGKVLLAWSLDAPGAAAAWARAHELRPRTEMTITDPALFVRTLEEVRTQGYAVDDQENELGVNCIALPVFLDSPLVPSGALSVSALSFRTPLPELVARLERIRSIADAHDVRTRLQTTGS; this comes from the coding sequence ATGTCAGAAACAGATCAGGGGCCGGTCGGCGCAGAACGCGTGCTGACGGTCCTCATGGAGCTCGCAAAGGTTCCGGAGGGGCTGAGCCTCGACGAGCTGACCAAGCGCGTCGAGGCCGCGAAGCCGACGGTTCACCGCGCGCTGGCGTCTCTGACCAGAGTCGGGTTGGCGAACCGCCTCGAGCGCGGTCGCTACGTGCTCGGTGACGAGTTCCTTCGTCTCGCCTTCCTCCACCAGGACCGTCGCCTCGACAGCGCGCGCATGGAGCCCCTGCTCGATGCACTCACCGCCGAGTTCGGGGAGACCACGCACTATGCCGTCCTCGACAAGGACGAGGTGGTCTACCGCGCCAAGCGCGACCCCACAGAGGGCGCCGTCCGGCTCACCTCCACGGTCGGTGGGCGGAACCCGGCCTATCGCACCGGCGTGGGCAAGGTGCTGCTGGCATGGAGCCTCGATGCTCCGGGGGCGGCTGCCGCCTGGGCGCGCGCCCACGAACTCCGCCCCCGCACCGAGATGACGATCACCGATCCTGCACTGTTCGTGCGGACCCTCGAAGAGGTGCGCACGCAGGGCTACGCGGTCGACGATCAGGAAAACGAGCTCGGGGTGAACTGCATCGCCCTCCCTGTCTTCCTGGATTCCCCGCTCGTGCCCAGCGGCGCTCTCTCGGTGAGTGCGCTGTCTTTCCGCACACCGCTGCCTGAGCTGGTGGCGAGACTCGAACGGATCAGGTCCATCGCCGACGCACACGATGTGCGCACGCGACTGCAGACGACCGGCTCATAG
- a CDS encoding SDR family oxidoreductase, whose translation MRKALVTGGASGLGVACAQRLTRAGFAVSTIDRAEGADGKVDVTRREEVDRFVAEHGPFDVLVNSAGVVGPNADFVDVSAADWDRTIAVNLTGTFHTCQAVIPGMVAQGWGRIVNIASIAGMEGNPRLTAYSASKAAVIGLTKALGKEVATTGVLANAIAPAVIETPMNATTHPDVLATLVEKIPMRRLGRAEEVAELVAWLASDACSFSTGAVYDISGGRASY comes from the coding sequence ATGCGCAAAGCTCTGGTGACCGGTGGGGCGAGCGGGCTCGGAGTAGCCTGCGCACAGCGGCTGACACGCGCCGGGTTCGCGGTGAGCACGATCGATCGCGCCGAGGGTGCCGATGGAAAGGTCGACGTGACTCGACGCGAAGAGGTGGACCGCTTCGTCGCCGAGCACGGCCCGTTCGACGTGCTGGTGAACAGCGCCGGAGTGGTGGGCCCCAACGCGGACTTCGTCGACGTCAGCGCAGCGGACTGGGATCGCACAATCGCGGTAAACCTGACCGGAACCTTCCACACCTGTCAGGCCGTGATTCCCGGCATGGTCGCACAGGGGTGGGGGCGCATCGTGAACATCGCGAGCATCGCCGGTATGGAGGGCAACCCGCGCCTCACCGCGTACTCCGCGTCGAAGGCCGCCGTCATCGGACTCACCAAGGCGCTGGGCAAGGAGGTCGCCACGACGGGAGTGCTCGCCAACGCCATCGCCCCTGCCGTGATCGAGACCCCCATGAACGCCACCACGCACCCCGACGTGCTCGCGACGCTCGTGGAGAAGATTCCGATGCGACGGCTGGGACGCGCCGAGGAGGTCGCCGAACTCGTCGCCTGGCTCGCCTCGGACGCTTGCAGCTTCTCGACGGGTGCGGTGTACGACATCAGTGGTGGACGGGCGAGCTATTGA
- a CDS encoding SMP-30/gluconolactonase/LRE family protein, with the protein MISADQVTGPLCAHGEGPVWDNRDGSLRWVDMVEGVVLRLDPVDDKPTAVRIGPWVAALRPRVDGGWVIATRSGFLLADADLRPEQEIRAFDDPRLRMNDGACAPDGSFLCGTAGAAGSGFLYRLDPAGTVGVIAAGISISNGLVADPLGDGVFYVDTATRRIDRLRLADGAVREREPYVDLGAFDGLPDGITADAEGGVWVAMWGAGTVIRIGPDGRQDARIRLPTPHVSACAFGGPHLDDLYITTSQQDLRRRDAAAGALFRAQPGVRGVSTLAFAG; encoded by the coding sequence TTGATCTCTGCCGATCAGGTCACAGGCCCGCTCTGCGCCCACGGCGAAGGACCCGTCTGGGATAATCGGGATGGTTCGCTCCGGTGGGTCGACATGGTCGAGGGTGTCGTTCTCCGTCTCGACCCGGTTGACGACAAGCCGACTGCTGTCCGGATCGGTCCGTGGGTGGCGGCGCTTCGACCCCGCGTCGACGGCGGATGGGTGATCGCGACGAGGAGCGGCTTCCTTCTCGCCGATGCCGACCTGCGCCCGGAGCAGGAGATCAGGGCGTTCGATGACCCACGACTCCGCATGAACGACGGCGCGTGTGCGCCCGACGGCTCCTTCCTCTGTGGCACGGCCGGTGCCGCTGGCAGCGGATTCCTGTACCGCCTCGATCCTGCGGGCACGGTCGGCGTCATCGCCGCAGGGATCAGCATCTCGAACGGGCTGGTCGCCGATCCCCTGGGGGACGGCGTGTTCTATGTCGACACGGCCACGCGCCGTATCGATCGCCTCCGGCTCGCTGACGGTGCGGTGCGCGAGCGCGAGCCGTACGTCGATCTCGGCGCGTTCGACGGGCTCCCCGACGGCATCACCGCGGATGCCGAGGGCGGTGTCTGGGTCGCGATGTGGGGTGCGGGGACGGTGATCCGCATCGGACCGGATGGGCGCCAGGATGCGCGTATCCGATTGCCGACGCCGCACGTCAGTGCCTGCGCCTTCGGCGGCCCGCACCTCGACGACCTCTACATCACGACCTCGCAGCAGGATCTCCGGCGGCGGGATGCCGCCGCGGGGGCACTCTTCCGTGCGCAGCCAGGGGTGCGCGGAGTGAGCACGCTCGCGTTCGCCGGGTGA
- a CDS encoding potassium transporter Trk codes for MSSTDAPQTVEATVRHVPRYGVLMGIGVVVGIIAAGVLTWTGSFDESQVLDVVYPPGQVFGFLLLWTVPIGIALGGIAGLILERVARRHDRVVRVERETIIEAD; via the coding sequence ATGTCCTCCACCGATGCCCCCCAGACCGTCGAAGCGACCGTGCGCCACGTGCCGCGGTACGGCGTGCTGATGGGCATCGGCGTGGTGGTCGGTATCATCGCCGCCGGCGTCCTCACCTGGACGGGCAGCTTCGACGAATCCCAGGTTCTCGATGTCGTCTACCCGCCCGGCCAGGTCTTCGGCTTCCTGTTGCTGTGGACGGTGCCGATCGGCATCGCGCTCGGCGGCATCGCCGGTCTCATCCTCGAGCGTGTCGCCCGCCGGCACGACCGCGTCGTGCGCGTCGAGCGCGAGACCATCATCGAAGCCGACTGA
- a CDS encoding zinc-binding alcohol dehydrogenase encodes MADKPQWLIREDASVPVLLALALRQAIGIRVPEDLPTLRDLPVRAPDAVDAAPAIEEQWRVYWDMTVEPRAHPSDVPLELIDGFDTLVALPASGAEELAAAIAPQASEALRYARTAHDRYVNSMKSNTGGDAYRAYASAIAEFEREVGRRAHSFELNVQVLPFSQRGIWWIGALTVAVTDGLRRDVVAFDAAIRPIIAELA; translated from the coding sequence ATGGCCGACAAGCCGCAATGGCTCATCCGCGAAGACGCGAGCGTTCCCGTGCTGCTCGCGCTCGCGCTGCGCCAGGCGATCGGCATCCGGGTTCCCGAAGACCTCCCCACCCTCCGCGACCTTCCGGTGCGCGCGCCGGATGCCGTCGACGCCGCGCCCGCGATCGAGGAGCAGTGGCGCGTCTACTGGGACATGACGGTCGAGCCGCGCGCGCATCCGTCCGACGTGCCGCTCGAGCTGATCGACGGGTTCGACACCCTGGTCGCTCTCCCCGCATCCGGTGCCGAGGAGCTCGCCGCCGCGATCGCGCCGCAGGCCTCCGAGGCACTGCGGTACGCGCGCACCGCGCATGACCGGTATGTGAACTCGATGAAGAGCAACACGGGCGGCGACGCCTACCGTGCTTACGCCAGCGCCATCGCGGAGTTCGAGCGCGAGGTGGGACGCCGGGCGCATTCGTTCGAGCTGAACGTGCAGGTGCTGCCGTTCTCGCAGCGCGGCATCTGGTGGATCGGGGCACTCACGGTCGCCGTGACCGATGGCCTGCGTCGCGACGTGGTCGCCTTCGACGCGGCGATCCGGCCGATCATCGCCGAGTTGGCGTGA
- the purM gene encoding phosphoribosylformylglycinamidine cyclo-ligase, with protein sequence MAASPTNPYSEAGVDTAAGDLAVELMKSSVRATHGPEVLGGVGGFAGLFDASALRDFRRPLLATSTDGVGTKVAIAQAIDKHDTIGQDLVGMVVDDIVVVGAKPLFMTDYIACGKVFPQRIADIVRGIAEACSATGTALVGGETAEHPGLLGPRDYDVAGAATGVVEADAILGADRVQDGDAVIAVSSSGLHSNGYSLVRHIITNAGIGYGDNAADFGTTWGEALLEPTRLYTLPLLRLIEQLGSSAGATGGVHALSHVTGGGIAANLARVLPQGSWAEVDRSTWSPSPIFRVLSDIAGSTLESAEGTWNLGIGFLAVIAADKKDAAIAALNAEGMPSWQVGTVGFGARPAGEFEQGAKGVDGGAVRLVGAYADGAK encoded by the coding sequence GTGGCTGCCTCCCCCACCAATCCCTATTCCGAAGCCGGCGTCGATACCGCTGCAGGCGATCTCGCCGTCGAGCTGATGAAGTCGTCCGTGCGCGCGACGCACGGCCCTGAAGTGCTCGGCGGTGTCGGCGGATTCGCCGGCCTGTTCGATGCCAGCGCACTGCGCGACTTCCGCCGACCGCTCCTCGCGACCAGCACCGACGGCGTCGGCACCAAGGTCGCGATCGCACAGGCGATCGACAAGCACGACACGATCGGCCAGGACCTGGTCGGGATGGTCGTCGACGACATCGTCGTGGTGGGCGCGAAGCCGCTCTTCATGACCGACTACATCGCGTGCGGCAAGGTCTTCCCGCAGCGCATCGCCGACATCGTGCGCGGTATCGCCGAGGCGTGCTCCGCCACCGGCACCGCGCTCGTCGGCGGCGAGACCGCAGAGCACCCCGGCCTGCTCGGCCCACGCGACTACGATGTGGCGGGTGCCGCGACCGGCGTGGTCGAGGCCGACGCCATCCTCGGCGCCGACCGCGTGCAGGACGGCGACGCCGTCATCGCGGTGTCGTCCAGCGGGCTGCACTCCAACGGCTACTCGCTCGTGCGCCACATCATCACGAACGCCGGCATCGGCTATGGCGACAACGCCGCCGACTTCGGCACCACGTGGGGTGAGGCCCTTCTCGAGCCGACTCGCCTCTACACGCTTCCGCTGCTCCGCCTGATCGAGCAGCTCGGCTCCTCGGCAGGCGCCACGGGTGGTGTGCACGCGCTCAGCCACGTCACCGGCGGCGGCATCGCGGCGAACCTCGCCCGCGTGCTCCCGCAGGGCAGCTGGGCCGAGGTCGACCGCAGCACCTGGTCTCCCAGCCCGATCTTCCGTGTGCTGAGCGACATCGCCGGTTCCACGCTGGAGTCCGCAGAGGGCACCTGGAACCTGGGGATCGGCTTCCTCGCGGTGATCGCGGCGGACAAGAAGGATGCCGCGATCGCGGCGCTGAACGCCGAGGGCATGCCCTCGTGGCAGGTCGGCACCGTCGGGTTCGGCGCGCGTCCGGCAGGAGAGTTCGAACAGGGCGCCAAGGGCGTCGACGGCGGAGCGGTGCGCCTCGTCGGTGCATATGCGGACGGAGCGAAGTAA
- the purF gene encoding amidophosphoribosyltransferase, translating into MCGIVGMVGTAPVNQDIYDALLLLQHRGQDATGIATAEPNGVMHNAKAQGMVREAFRTRDMRALLGNVGLGHVRYATKGTASNEEEMQPFYVNAPYGIILIHNGNLTNTRELTAEMAQRDRRHLNSSSDTELLLNVLAGELQNTTSTVDLDPERVFEAVERTHERIEGAYAVIAVIAGYGLLAFRDPFGIRPLILGHRKSRSASTGSATPSGDEAASQPGDEWVVASESLVLENGDYEVVREIAPGEAVFITNDGELHSKQCATETTLAPCAFEYVYLARPDSVMNGVSVYESRLRMGDRLADTIATHVPMDKIDVVMPIPDSSRPAAMEVARKLGIEYREGFYKNRYVGRTFIMPGQAVRKKSVRQKLNAMSTEFRGKNVLLIDDSIVRGTTSKEIIQMARDAGAISVTFASAAPPVRHPHVYGINMPSRQELIAHGRTIPEIAEELGCDHLVYQEVDDLKAAITEGTGITDLDMSCFDGRYVTGTVSDEYLAWVEGTQTS; encoded by the coding sequence ATGTGCGGCATCGTCGGAATGGTGGGGACAGCCCCGGTCAATCAGGACATCTACGACGCACTCCTGCTGCTGCAGCATCGCGGCCAGGATGCGACGGGCATCGCGACGGCGGAGCCGAACGGGGTGATGCACAACGCCAAGGCGCAGGGCATGGTCCGCGAGGCGTTCCGCACCCGCGACATGCGTGCGCTGCTCGGCAACGTCGGCCTCGGCCACGTGCGGTACGCCACCAAGGGCACTGCCTCCAACGAGGAGGAGATGCAGCCTTTCTACGTCAACGCGCCGTACGGCATCATCCTCATCCACAACGGCAACCTCACCAACACGCGTGAGCTCACGGCCGAGATGGCGCAGCGCGACCGTCGCCACCTGAACTCCTCCAGCGACACCGAGCTGCTGTTGAACGTGCTCGCCGGCGAGCTGCAGAACACCACGTCGACCGTCGACCTCGACCCGGAGCGCGTGTTCGAGGCTGTCGAGCGCACGCATGAGCGCATCGAAGGCGCCTACGCCGTGATCGCCGTCATCGCGGGGTACGGACTGCTCGCGTTCCGCGATCCCTTCGGCATCCGGCCGCTGATCCTCGGCCACCGCAAGAGCCGCAGCGCTTCGACAGGCTCAGCGACCCCGTCGGGCGACGAGGCAGCGTCCCAGCCCGGTGACGAATGGGTCGTCGCGAGCGAGTCGCTCGTGCTCGAGAACGGCGACTACGAGGTCGTGCGTGAGATCGCTCCCGGCGAGGCCGTGTTCATCACGAACGACGGCGAGCTGCACTCCAAGCAGTGCGCCACCGAGACGACTCTCGCGCCGTGTGCCTTCGAGTACGTCTACCTCGCGCGTCCCGACTCCGTCATGAACGGCGTCTCGGTCTACGAGTCGCGTCTGCGCATGGGGGACCGCCTCGCCGACACGATCGCCACGCACGTGCCGATGGACAAGATCGACGTCGTCATGCCGATCCCCGACTCCTCGCGCCCCGCAGCGATGGAGGTCGCCCGCAAGCTCGGCATCGAGTACCGCGAGGGCTTCTACAAGAACCGCTACGTCGGCCGCACCTTCATCATGCCCGGCCAGGCCGTGCGCAAGAAGAGCGTGCGTCAGAAGCTGAACGCGATGTCGACGGAGTTCCGCGGCAAGAACGTGCTGCTGATCGACGACTCGATCGTGCGCGGAACGACGTCGAAGGAGATCATCCAGATGGCTCGGGATGCCGGCGCCATCTCGGTCACGTTCGCCTCGGCGGCACCGCCCGTGCGGCATCCGCACGTCTACGGCATCAACATGCCCTCGCGGCAGGAACTCATCGCGCACGGACGGACGATCCCCGAGATCGCCGAAGAGCTCGGCTGCGACCACCTCGTGTACCAGGAGGTCGACGACCTCAAGGCGGCGATCACCGAGGGCACGGGCATCACCGACCTCGACATGAGCTGCTTCGACGGACGCTATGTCACCGGTACGGTCTCCGACGAGTACCTCGCGTGGGTGGAGGGGACGCAGACGTCATAG
- a CDS encoding MFS transporter: MGDVRPLWQGRTLALIGIVLVAFSLRSAVASLSPVIDHIAVDFPLSPVVVGLIGAAPPVCFAIFGLVTPLFERRFGLERVAVTAIALMALGMLLRGFASDSSTLLAATVVVFAGVGSGNVLLPPLVKKYFPDRIGIMMTVYSTTLAVSTFLPPLVAVPVADSLSWRVSLGMWGVFAAIALVPWLTLLIRERSGGAAPVSEEEYVLDPTDGVHDMQDAVAVATGPISTVPANPRYFGRLWRLPLPWALALVFGTSSTMAYVSFAWMPTMLVDIGGVTPATAGFLLSLFALIGLPSSMLVPILIVRFQATRPLFFVAVGAGLIGLLGMLLAPTVALPLWVSIFGLTAIMFPLSLVLLSIRARTPESAVALSGFVQSIGYALAAVFPLLIGLLHETTAGWQVPLIVVAAVLVASIPAGIIAGRRRTIEDEWELRNGRW, encoded by the coding sequence GTGGGTGACGTCAGGCCGCTCTGGCAGGGCCGGACGCTCGCGCTGATCGGGATCGTGCTGGTCGCGTTCTCGCTGCGATCCGCTGTCGCCTCGCTGTCCCCGGTCATCGACCACATCGCGGTCGACTTCCCGCTGTCGCCGGTCGTCGTCGGTCTGATCGGCGCAGCGCCGCCCGTCTGCTTCGCGATCTTCGGCCTGGTCACTCCGCTGTTCGAGCGGCGATTCGGGCTGGAGCGGGTCGCCGTCACCGCGATCGCGCTCATGGCGCTCGGGATGCTGCTGCGCGGCTTCGCCTCGGACTCATCGACGCTGCTGGCGGCGACCGTCGTCGTGTTCGCCGGAGTCGGGTCAGGCAACGTGCTGCTCCCGCCGCTGGTGAAGAAGTACTTCCCCGACCGCATCGGCATCATGATGACGGTCTACTCCACGACGCTGGCCGTCTCGACGTTCCTGCCGCCGCTGGTCGCGGTGCCGGTCGCGGACTCGCTCAGCTGGCGGGTGTCGCTGGGCATGTGGGGAGTGTTCGCGGCGATCGCTCTCGTGCCGTGGCTGACTCTGCTGATCCGCGAGCGCTCCGGCGGTGCAGCGCCGGTCTCGGAGGAGGAGTACGTCCTCGATCCGACAGACGGCGTGCACGACATGCAGGATGCCGTCGCCGTCGCGACCGGTCCGATCTCGACCGTCCCCGCCAACCCGCGCTACTTCGGCAGGCTCTGGCGGCTGCCGCTTCCCTGGGCTCTGGCTCTGGTCTTCGGCACCTCGTCCACCATGGCCTACGTGTCGTTCGCCTGGATGCCGACCATGCTCGTCGACATCGGCGGGGTGACTCCGGCGACCGCCGGATTCCTGCTCTCGCTGTTCGCCCTGATCGGTCTACCGAGCTCCATGCTCGTGCCGATCCTGATCGTGCGGTTCCAGGCGACCCGTCCGCTGTTCTTCGTCGCGGTCGGCGCCGGCCTCATCGGCCTGCTCGGGATGCTGCTCGCGCCGACCGTGGCGCTTCCGCTGTGGGTCAGCATCTTCGGTCTCACCGCGATCATGTTCCCGCTCAGCCTGGTGCTGCTCAGCATCCGTGCCCGCACCCCGGAGAGCGCGGTCGCACTGAGCGGATTCGTGCAGAGCATCGGGTATGCGCTCGCGGCGGTCTTCCCCCTGCTGATCGGCCTGTTGCACGAGACGACTGCGGGGTGGCAGGTTCCGCTCATCGTGGTCGCCGCCGTGCTGGTGGCATCGATCCCCGCCGGCATCATCGCGGGACGCCGTCGGACCATCGAAGACGAGTGGGAGCTGCGCAACGGTCGGTGGTGA
- a CDS encoding MOSC domain-containing protein encodes MPRVVALTRYPIKGFTPEPLESIHVQPDGRVAGDRVLAFRFADAAEPERRDGLDYWSKAKGLALQDFPALAALRTSYDHASARIRVELDGALLVEAGLDDTGRDQLVQAITDFVLTTPDARRLQRPGRLPLVLVGDGETSRFQDRPEGYLSVHSRASVAALGEALPLRIDDRRFRSNIVIDGVAAWDELDWTGDVRIGEVTLRTSGPIVRCLATHANPDTGERDAKVLTTLTRAFDQQEPTLGRLLLPGWSTTEGGGVIRIGDEVHAH; translated from the coding sequence ATGCCCCGCGTCGTCGCCCTCACCCGCTACCCGATCAAGGGATTCACTCCCGAGCCGCTCGAGTCGATCCACGTGCAGCCGGATGGTCGTGTCGCGGGCGACCGGGTGCTGGCGTTCCGATTCGCGGATGCCGCCGAGCCCGAGCGCCGCGACGGTCTCGACTACTGGTCGAAGGCGAAAGGACTCGCCCTCCAGGACTTCCCCGCACTGGCGGCACTGCGCACGAGCTATGACCACGCGTCGGCGCGGATCAGGGTCGAGCTCGACGGCGCGCTGCTCGTCGAGGCCGGACTCGACGACACCGGCCGGGATCAGCTGGTGCAGGCCATCACCGATTTCGTGCTGACGACACCGGATGCCCGTCGCCTCCAGCGACCGGGGCGGCTCCCTCTGGTGCTGGTCGGCGATGGCGAGACCTCGCGTTTCCAGGACCGCCCGGAGGGATACCTCTCGGTGCACAGCCGTGCGAGCGTTGCGGCTCTGGGCGAGGCCCTGCCGCTGCGCATCGACGACCGCCGCTTCCGCTCCAACATCGTGATCGACGGTGTCGCGGCCTGGGACGAGCTCGACTGGACCGGCGACGTGCGCATCGGAGAGGTGACGCTCCGCACATCCGGCCCGATCGTGCGCTGCCTCGCCACGCACGCCAACCCCGACACCGGGGAGCGCGACGCGAAGGTGCTCACGACCCTCACCCGCGCCTTCGATCAACAGGAGCCCACCCTCGGCCGCCTCCTGCTCCCCGGATGGTCCACGACCGAGGGTGGCGGCGTCATCCGCATCGGCGACGAGGTGCACGCGCACTGA